A region of Pyxidicoccus parkwaysis DNA encodes the following proteins:
- a CDS encoding RNA polymerase sigma factor has protein sequence MASLLELNEHFFRRESGRMVSALTRIFGVHNLELAEDVVQDAFCRAMEVWKTRGIPENPSAWLMLAAKHRALDIVRRERTARTFAPELGRLLETEWTLAPLIDEAFAANTVRDEQLRMMFSCCHPRLPEEAQLALILNILCGFGAGEIASALLTGRAAIEKRISRGKKVLAGSRKLFDLADAEFASRLETVRRALYMLFNEGYHGASAKGAVRAELCEEAMRLTALLLEHPPAATPTTYALAALMCLHVARLPARIDSAGDLSGLVDQDRSRWDARRIEEGLALFEGSASGEEMTPYHLEAAIAVVHSSARSLEETDWGAIVSLYDRLMDVAPSPVVALNRAIAMGERDGAERGLEALQAIEDRERLDSYPFLPAALGEMELRRGKRDAARKHFRAALGLARNETERRFLEKRLRDCASA, from the coding sequence GTGGCGTCCCTGCTGGAATTGAATGAGCACTTCTTCCGCCGCGAGTCGGGGCGGATGGTCTCTGCCCTGACCCGCATCTTCGGCGTGCACAACCTGGAGCTCGCGGAGGACGTCGTGCAGGACGCCTTCTGCCGGGCGATGGAGGTGTGGAAGACGCGCGGCATTCCGGAGAACCCATCTGCATGGCTCATGCTGGCGGCGAAGCACCGTGCGCTCGACATCGTGCGACGCGAGCGGACGGCGCGCACGTTTGCCCCTGAGCTGGGGCGGTTGCTCGAGACGGAGTGGACGCTCGCGCCGCTGATTGACGAGGCCTTCGCCGCGAACACGGTTCGCGACGAGCAGCTCCGGATGATGTTCTCGTGCTGCCATCCGCGATTGCCGGAGGAGGCGCAGCTCGCGCTCATCCTCAACATCCTGTGTGGCTTTGGCGCGGGTGAGATTGCCAGTGCGCTCCTGACGGGGCGTGCGGCCATCGAGAAGCGAATCTCACGCGGGAAGAAGGTGCTGGCGGGCTCGAGGAAGCTGTTTGATTTGGCGGACGCGGAGTTCGCCTCGCGCCTGGAGACGGTGCGGCGAGCGCTCTACATGCTGTTCAACGAGGGCTATCACGGCGCCTCGGCGAAGGGCGCGGTGCGGGCAGAGCTGTGTGAGGAGGCGATGCGGCTGACGGCGCTGCTGCTGGAGCATCCGCCGGCCGCGACGCCCACCACGTATGCGCTCGCGGCGTTGATGTGTCTCCATGTGGCGCGGCTTCCGGCGCGGATTGATTCAGCGGGTGACTTGAGCGGGCTCGTGGACCAGGACCGGTCTCGTTGGGACGCACGGCGCATCGAGGAAGGGCTCGCGTTGTTCGAGGGCTCGGCCTCGGGGGAGGAGATGACGCCGTACCACCTGGAGGCGGCGATTGCCGTGGTCCACTCGAGCGCGCGGAGCCTGGAGGAGACGGACTGGGGAGCCATCGTGTCGCTGTATGACCGGTTGATGGACGTGGCTCCGTCGCCGGTGGTGGCGCTCAACCGGGCCATTGCGATGGGCGAGCGGGATGGGGCGGAGCGCGGGCTCGAAGCGCTCCAGGCGATTGAGGACCGTGAGCGGTTGGACAGCTACCCGTTCCTTCCCGCGGCACTCGGGGAGATGGAACTGCGACGTGGGAAGCGTGACGCGGCGCGGAAGCACTTCCGGGCGGCGCTCGGGTTGGCGAGGAACGAGACGGAGCGCCGGTTCCTGGAGAAGCGGCTGC
- a CDS encoding dihydrofolate reductase family protein translates to MSTRRIVVFDRVSADGYFAAPDGGLDWAVPDADLDKGAVSAMPGCDTLLFGRRTYENFEGFWPKALEELPSASDPHAEGRRSPELQAMAVWLTEVKKLVFSRTRKSATWKNTRFIPEFTPSMVEALKREPGKDILIFGSGSIVSLLTEHGLVDEYQFIVGPLLLGSGRPLIGGVSKRTRLELLQAKPFSSGNVMLRYACAK, encoded by the coding sequence ATGAGCACGCGCCGCATCGTGGTGTTCGACCGGGTGTCGGCGGATGGGTACTTCGCGGCTCCGGATGGTGGCCTGGACTGGGCGGTGCCGGACGCGGACCTGGACAAGGGCGCGGTGTCGGCCATGCCCGGGTGCGACACGCTCCTGTTCGGACGCCGGACGTATGAGAACTTCGAGGGCTTCTGGCCGAAGGCGCTCGAAGAACTCCCCTCGGCGTCGGACCCGCATGCCGAGGGACGGCGGTCTCCGGAGCTTCAGGCCATGGCGGTGTGGCTGACCGAGGTGAAGAAGCTGGTCTTCTCCCGGACGCGGAAGTCGGCGACGTGGAAGAACACGCGCTTCATTCCCGAATTCACTCCCTCGATGGTGGAGGCTTTGAAGCGGGAGCCGGGCAAGGACATCCTCATCTTCGGCAGTGGCTCCATCGTGTCGCTGCTCACGGAGCATGGGCTGGTGGATGAGTACCAGTTCATCGTCGGGCCGCTGTTGCTCGGGAGTGGGAGGCCCTTGATTGGCGGCGTGTCGAAGCGCACGCGGCTGGAGTTGCTGCAGGCGAAGCCGTTCTCGTCGGGCAACGTGATGCTGCGCTACGCGTGCGCGAAATAG
- a CDS encoding YciI family protein: MSEFVYLFRTTEADQREAMGTPERAQQSMQAWLAWMRELEAKGHLKNPGQPLDRSGAVVRGKKKVVTDGPYAETKDLVLGFIVVEARDLAQAVELSKGCPMLDGAGSVEVRPVMKGAMP; encoded by the coding sequence ATGAGCGAGTTCGTCTATCTGTTTCGGACCACCGAAGCGGACCAGCGCGAGGCCATGGGAACGCCCGAGCGCGCGCAGCAGAGCATGCAGGCGTGGCTGGCGTGGATGCGTGAGTTGGAGGCGAAGGGGCACCTGAAGAATCCGGGGCAGCCGCTCGACCGGTCGGGTGCCGTGGTGCGCGGCAAGAAGAAGGTCGTCACCGACGGCCCCTACGCCGAGACGAAGGACCTGGTCCTGGGCTTCATCGTCGTCGAGGCGAGGGATTTGGCGCAGGCCGTGGAGCTGTCGAAGGGCTGCCCGATGCTCGACGGCGCGGGCTCGGTGGAAGTGCGCCCGGTGATGAAGGGGGCGATGCCATGA
- a CDS encoding hybrid sensor histidine kinase/response regulator — MKARPLRIHLALLALGLLVPLVVFTAGVLDRFATSQRAAREQGMRETARALALAVDRELGQSIRALEVLSHSEPLARGDLETFYATCKAVVRSRQPWTSLALLDAEGRTRFTTDQPFGESVSGTVDRPYLREVLETGRPVISDYPFTRKQGPPTVVVAMPVRDDARVTGVLLAHYSMQHFDRLWSDQRIPREWVGTVVDEEGVILSRSRGAERFVGVSAPQDFITSMRAAGNEGFFPSVTVDGMEAYSAVARSRVVPWTMVFSAPREVFSAPMKRSSLALLVAGLVCCVVAGAWATVMGRRITHPLRALARAATDSAATPEAFTRLDTTAVSELEEVRVALARTTALVAEREAALRAKMREAEAARAEAEAANRAKDQFLAMLGHELRNPLSAITSGVKVLSVARDEARRERTRALVERQAFHLARLVDDLLDVARVSSGRITLQKSTLDLGECVRRAIAALESSGRTQQHELLVDARPAPMEGDENRLYQVVTNLVSNALKYTPAGGRVTVCTRVEAETVVLEVSDTGVGLSPEVVPRVFDLFFQADHTLDRSQGGLGVGLTLVKRLVELHGGAVEARSEGLSRGSTFTVRLPRGVVKETSDSRDGTTGQVVRLRILLVEDHADSRQLVRELLEADGHTVYEAEDGPSGLEKARELRPDVVLLDIGLPGLDGYSVARALRDSEAGQGPRLIALTGYGLKEDRARAMQAGFDEHVVKPVDIVRLREVLSAPGGEAVAAP; from the coding sequence ATGAAGGCGCGCCCCCTACGCATCCACCTCGCGTTGCTGGCGCTCGGGTTGCTCGTTCCGCTCGTGGTCTTCACGGCGGGCGTGCTGGACCGCTTCGCCACCTCGCAGCGCGCGGCCCGTGAGCAGGGCATGCGCGAGACGGCCCGGGCGCTGGCGCTGGCGGTGGACCGCGAGCTGGGACAGTCCATCCGCGCGCTGGAGGTGCTCTCCCACTCCGAGCCTCTGGCACGGGGCGACCTGGAGACGTTCTACGCGACGTGCAAGGCCGTCGTCCGCTCCCGGCAGCCGTGGACGTCACTGGCGCTGCTGGACGCGGAGGGACGGACGCGCTTCACCACCGACCAGCCCTTCGGCGAGAGCGTGTCGGGCACGGTGGACCGTCCCTACCTGCGCGAGGTGCTGGAGACGGGGCGGCCGGTCATCTCGGACTATCCCTTCACCCGCAAGCAGGGGCCGCCGACGGTGGTGGTGGCCATGCCGGTGCGAGACGACGCGCGCGTCACCGGCGTCCTGCTGGCGCACTACTCGATGCAGCACTTCGACAGGCTCTGGTCCGACCAGCGCATTCCCCGCGAGTGGGTGGGCACGGTGGTGGACGAGGAGGGCGTCATCCTCTCGCGCAGCCGCGGCGCGGAGCGCTTCGTCGGCGTGTCGGCGCCACAGGACTTCATCACGAGCATGCGCGCCGCCGGCAACGAGGGCTTCTTCCCGTCGGTGACGGTGGATGGGATGGAGGCGTACTCGGCGGTGGCGCGCTCGCGGGTGGTGCCCTGGACGATGGTGTTCTCCGCGCCCCGGGAGGTCTTCTCGGCGCCGATGAAGCGCTCCTCGCTCGCGCTGCTGGTGGCGGGGCTGGTGTGCTGTGTGGTGGCCGGTGCCTGGGCGACGGTGATGGGCCGCCGCATCACCCATCCGCTGAGGGCCCTGGCGCGCGCGGCGACGGACAGCGCGGCCACGCCGGAAGCCTTCACCCGACTGGACACCACCGCCGTCTCCGAATTGGAGGAGGTGCGCGTGGCGCTCGCGCGCACCACCGCGCTGGTGGCCGAGCGGGAAGCGGCCCTGCGCGCGAAGATGCGCGAGGCCGAGGCCGCCCGCGCCGAGGCCGAGGCCGCCAACCGCGCGAAGGACCAGTTCCTGGCCATGCTGGGACACGAGCTGCGCAACCCGCTGTCCGCCATCACCAGCGGCGTGAAGGTGCTCTCCGTGGCTCGCGACGAGGCGCGGCGCGAGCGCACGCGGGCCCTGGTGGAGCGGCAGGCCTTCCACCTGGCCCGGCTGGTGGATGACCTGCTCGACGTGGCCCGCGTCAGCAGCGGCCGCATCACCCTCCAGAAGAGCACCCTGGACCTGGGCGAGTGCGTGCGCCGCGCCATCGCCGCGCTGGAGTCCTCGGGACGGACGCAGCAGCACGAGCTCCTCGTGGACGCGCGGCCGGCGCCGATGGAGGGCGACGAGAACCGCCTGTATCAGGTGGTCACCAACCTGGTGTCCAACGCGCTGAAGTACACGCCGGCCGGAGGGCGCGTCACCGTGTGCACGCGCGTGGAGGCGGAGACGGTGGTGCTGGAGGTCTCCGACACCGGCGTGGGCCTGTCGCCCGAGGTGGTGCCGCGCGTCTTCGATTTGTTCTTCCAGGCCGACCACACCCTGGACCGCTCGCAGGGCGGGCTGGGCGTGGGCCTCACGCTGGTGAAGCGCCTGGTGGAACTGCACGGCGGCGCCGTGGAGGCTCGGAGCGAGGGCCTGTCGCGGGGGAGCACCTTCACGGTGCGCCTGCCGCGTGGCGTGGTGAAGGAGACGTCTGATTCTCGCGACGGCACGACGGGGCAGGTGGTCCGGCTGCGCATCCTGCTGGTGGAGGACCACGCGGACAGCCGTCAGCTCGTGCGCGAGTTGCTGGAGGCGGACGGGCACACCGTCTACGAGGCGGAGGACGGGCCGTCGGGTCTGGAGAAGGCGCGCGAGCTGCGGCCGGACGTCGTGCTGCTGGACATCGGCTTGCCGGGGCTGGACGGCTACTCGGTGGCCCGGGCCCTGCGCGATTCCGAGGCGGGGCAGGGGCCGAGGCTCATCGCCCTGACGGGGTATGGGCTGAAGGAAGACCGGGCTCGCGCCATGCAGGCCGGCTTCGACGAGCACGTGGTGAAGCCCGTGGACATCGTCCGCCTGCGCGAGGTGCTGTCCGCGCCCGGGGGCGAGGCAGTCGCGGCGCCCTGA